The Lichenihabitans psoromatis genome contains a region encoding:
- a CDS encoding LexA family protein, whose product MIAPIDTGFGNTTVKVNGYLTSSAKQEERSYYRSMELSEILARIERRLEKLGLSAASASKAAGKTDAIRNLQRAVESGDKRQGISTATLNALAPILKTSSIWLLAGAGPESIDNPDEIENDAARDYGSRTSDLVLAQYAGIVEAGSFRPVDEDINYDVEPIPVPRDRKYPHAKLFFFDVAGDSMNDLKPRPIMPGDQALCIEIEKLRVPYRHGMVVVVEQIINGGHLRERSVKQIELFEDRVEFCPRSRNPKHKPIVVPREPTADDGRIVAVIAIVRSIVNTISSD is encoded by the coding sequence GTGATTGCACCCATAGACACAGGTTTCGGTAATACTACCGTTAAAGTCAACGGTTATCTTACCAGTAGCGCCAAACAAGAGGAGCGGTCATATTACCGGTCAATGGAACTTTCTGAAATCCTGGCCAGAATCGAACGCCGGCTTGAGAAGCTAGGCCTTAGTGCGGCTTCGGCGTCGAAAGCTGCAGGCAAAACTGACGCCATCCGGAATTTGCAACGCGCTGTGGAAAGCGGGGACAAACGACAAGGGATCAGCACAGCGACACTGAACGCTCTCGCCCCAATCTTAAAAACGAGCTCAATTTGGTTGCTGGCTGGCGCGGGACCGGAGAGTATTGACAATCCGGATGAAATCGAAAATGACGCCGCCCGCGATTATGGTAGCCGAACGTCAGATTTGGTTCTCGCTCAGTATGCCGGGATCGTCGAAGCTGGATCGTTTCGCCCGGTCGACGAAGACATCAACTACGACGTCGAACCGATCCCTGTCCCACGTGACAGGAAATACCCGCACGCCAAACTCTTCTTCTTCGACGTCGCAGGCGACTCGATGAACGATCTGAAGCCTCGCCCAATCATGCCGGGCGACCAGGCGCTATGCATCGAAATTGAGAAGCTGCGGGTGCCGTATCGTCACGGCATGGTCGTAGTCGTAGAGCAGATCATCAACGGCGGACATCTGCGCGAGCGGTCGGTCAAGCAGATCGAGTTGTTCGAGGACCGGGTCGAGTTCTGCCCACGCTCCCGAAACCCCAAGCATAAGCCGATCGTAGTGCCGCGGGAGCCAACGGCCGACGACGGCCGCATCGTCGCCGTGATCGCGATCGTGCGCAGCATCGTCAACACCATCTCGTCGGACTAG